The DNA region TTTGCCAGCTACTTTTTCGTTAAATTTACGAGCCTCTGCTGCACAAACGCCAGTATCAAGTGATGGTAAGCAAACAAGTACTTCTACGCCATTATTTCCGCCTACACTAAACTCGCTAAGATCTTGCGCTACGACTTTTGCTTCAGGCGCATAAGAGCCTACAAAGACCTCGTTTCCACTTAAATTTACCTCACTACCTTTAAATTTTGTAGTTGCCATATCTATCTCCTTTATTATTTTTTTGCTTTTTTAAATGCTTGATCAAGATCCGCTATTAGATCATCAGCGTTTTCGATACCGATGGCTAATCGAAGCAAGTTTTGCTTTATACCGATCTTATCTAGTACCTCTTTTGGAAATGCCTCATGCGTCATCGTCGCAGGCCTGCAGATAAGGCTTTCTACGCCACCAAGGCTCACTGCTAGATCAAAAATTTCTAGCGATTTTACAAATTTATTTACATCATATTTTTCATCAAGCTCAAATGAGATGAGCGCGCCAATGTCGCTTGCTTGAGCTGCTTGCATTTTTGCCTCTTGCTCGCTATATGAGCCAGCAAAATGCACAACGCTAACAGCGTCATTATTCTGCAAAAATTTGATGATTTTATGTGCATTTTGTGTTTGTCTGTCAAACCTAACGCTAAGTGTTTTAAGCCCACGTATTAGGTAGTATGCGTCCATCGGACTGATGATGCCACCAAGCGTGTTTTTAGCAAATTTTATCTTCTCAGCCAAAGCATCGTCGTTTAGCGTGACGATACCAGCGATCACGTCAGCGTGTCCGCCGATATACTTTGTAGCGCTATAAACCACGATATCAGCTCCATGATCAAGTACTCTTTGATAATAAGGCGTTAAAAATGTGTTATCCACGATGACTAGAGCGCCTTTTTTGTGAGCGATCTTTGAAATTCTAGCGATATCTGTCACTCTTAAGAGAGGATTTGACGGAGTTTCGATAAATATCGCCGCCACATCGTCGCTTATGTCATCTTCGCTTAAAAAATTTAGATCGTCTATAAATTCGCTCTTTATGCCGTGGCTTTCAAAAACGGTCGTGACATATCTATAAGTGCCGCCATAGACGTTACTATTTAGTAGGACCTTTTGCCCAGTTTTTATAAGGCTAAGTGCCGCGGCTGTTGCTGCCATGCCTGAACCAAAGCTAAAAGCGTATTTGCTGCCTTCAACCTTTGCAAAAATTTCATCAAATGCTTTTTTTGTAGGGTTGTTGCCACGCGAATATGCAAATTCTTGAAAATTCTCAAGATCATCTTGCACAAATGTACTTGCTAAAAAAATAGGCGGAATGACAGCTTTATTTGGATTATTTTTAGCTTCGATGCCTTTTACGATCAATGTGTCAAGTTTCATAAATTTCCTTTTAAAAATTTGTGAAATCTTACATAATAAAGATTAATCTTCCCCAAACCCACCCAAAACGTAGCTAAATCAGTAAGTGGTAGTAACGTTTATTTTTAAGAATGCATTTTTTAAATTGCTGGGATAAATTTAAACTTTTGCTCTCCCCGCAAGCCTAATAAATTTTTCTTTTTACTCGCCTTTAGCTAAATTTTCACCATAAATTTTACTCTACAAGATCAACTTGCCAGTTTGCCTCTTGTAGCTTCATATCTAGCTCTCTGATCTCTTTTGATAGCTCGTCTATTTGCTTTTGGAGCGTGGCTACATCAACACTACTTAAAATTTTTATCTCACTATTTGAGTAAAGATCGACCTTTTGGCTTGCACTTTTGGCAAATTCCCTAAGCACGCTTGCTTTTTGGCTTAGTGTATCTTTTTTAGCGATCATTTCAGTTAGACTCACGCCTTCAAATTTTGCACTTGAGTTTGTTAAATTTATAGCCAAGATCAGCCTAAATAGCTCATCGCTTAGCCTATCAAGCTCTTTTAAAAGAAGCTTTGGATCTTCGCTAGGTCTTTCATTTTCTTGTATTTTTGCATTATCAAGCAACCTACCTTTTAGCTGCTCTAAGCGTTTTTGTGTATCGGCCCTTAAAATGAGAGCCTGAGCTAATTTCATCATTTTTCCTTTTGAAATATTAAATTGAGAGAAAATTTCAAATTATATTAGTATCTTTTGGGTTATAATTGATTTAAAATTTTATTTTAAGGAAAAGCTATGAAGTACGATTTTGATACGCTTATTAGCAGAGATGGCACTAACTCATCGAAGTGGCGAATGAAAAATGACATTTTGCCAATGTGGGTTGCTGATATGGATTTTAAGGCTGCACCTGAAATTTTAAATGCCCTACAAAAGCGTCTTGATAATGGCGTCTTTGGCTACTCATTTATTCCAAAAGAGTGGAACGAAGCGATCAAAGGCTGGTGGAAGAGGCGTCATGACGTTAGCTTTGAAAACGATTGGATGTGCTTTTGCACTGGTGTTATACCAGCGATTTCAACTGCTATTAGAAGATTTAGTAATCCAGGAGATCAAATTTTAGTTCAAACTCCTGTCTATCACGTATTTTTTAACTGCATTAAAAATAATGGCCGTGAAATTTTATCAAATGACCTTATCTATAAAGATGGCTCTTATGAGATTGATTTTGAAGACCTTGAAGCAAAGCTAGCGCAGCCGCTAACAACTATGATGCTCCTTTGCAATCCTCACAATCCAATAGGAAAAATTTGGGACAAAGAGACGCTTAAAAAGATAGGTGAGCTTTGCTATAAGCATGATGTTTTGGTTATCAGCGATGAGATCCACTGCGACATAACTGATCCTGGGCTAAGCTACGTGCCATTTATCAGCGTTAGCGAAGAGTGCAAAAATAACTCAATCACATGCGTCTCACCTACAAAAGCCTTTAATATAGCTGGACTTCAAAGCTCAGCCATCATCACGCCAAATGAGCAGATACGTGCCAGAATAAATGCGGCTGTAAATTATGATGAGATAGGTGAGGCAAACGCATTTGCAATAACTGCGACAATAGCGGCATTTAACGATAGCCAAACATGGCTTGATGAACTTAGGGATTATCTCTTTGAAAACAAAAAAATCGTTATAAATTTCATAAAAGAGCAAAATTTGCCAGTAAAGCTTCTGCCTTCAAATGCGACTTATCTTTTATGGCTTGATTGCAGCGCGTTTTGCGAGGATTCGAGCGACTTTATGAATTTCTTGCGTGACAAAGCTGGACTTTGGCTAAATGATGGCAATGCTTACAGGGGAGATAGATTTTTCCTCCGTATGAATATCGCAACCCAAAGAGCCAGAGTGCTTGAAGGGCTAAAACGCTTACAAAATGGTATAAATTTATACACTTCAAAAAAATAAATTGAGTAAATTTGGCTGGGTGGCTTTTGAATTTTAAGCTACTCCTGCCTAATATTAATACAGCTCGGGGAATTTTTGAAGCAGTAAATATTGCCCCCACTTTTTTGAATATTGTGGCGGTTTGAATCTTAAAACCAAAATATTTCACTCTCACTTTTGTAAATTAAATAGAATGCTGCTTGGTTGCAATAGAGCAAGCTATAAATCTAACTTTTGCCATTTTTCTATTTCATCAGCACGCGTTAGAGTGCCAAAAGAGTACCATGGGCACTTGGGAGTTATTTTAAAGTTGCAAAACGCATTCTTTTTTAAACATTAACGTGGCTTTGGCTCATAAATTTAGCAGTGGCTTTAAAATTTTCAACAAAGTAGAAATTTGAAGTTAAGATAGCTTATGCTGGTTTTAATTTTAAGAGAAATTGTTTGCTAAAACAAAATTTTGAGCCATTTTTGAAGTTACACTTTTTTTAAAACAAGGTAGTTTTTGCTAATAAATTTGATTTAGATAATGCAGAAATTTAAAGGCGGGAACCCCCGCCAGATATTATTTATGAAGCTCTTTTGTGTAAAACTCAACTGAGCCAAGGCTCTCTTTTAGCGCCCACTCGTAAGCTTTGCTTACAAATTCCCAGTTTATGTTCTCATAAAATGTCTCTAGGTATTTTGGACGAGCGTTGAAGTTGTCGATGTAGTAAGCATGCTCCCAAACGTCAACGACTAGAAGTGGTACTTTGCCGTCACTCACTGGAGTTTTTGCATTGCTAGTTTGTACGATCTCTAGCTTTTTGCTGCTTGGATCAAATACAAGCCACGCCCAGCCTGAGCCAAAAAGCGTTGTAGCTGCTTTTAAAAATTCCTCTTTGAAATTTGCAAAATTTGCTTCGATCGCAGCTTTTAGCTCGCTTGACATCTCGCTTTTTTTAGCGATGCAGTCCCAGTAAAAGTCGTGGTTGTAAACTTGAGCAACGTTGTTATAAAGCCCACCTTCGCTATTTGTTAGAATTTCATAAAAAGATGCGTTAGCAAATTTTGTATCTTTTATAAGATTGTTTAAATTTGCTACGTAAGTTGCATGATGCTTGCCGTAGTGGTATTCACAGGTTTTTGCGCTAACTACTGCATTGCTATTTGCATCAAATGGAAGTTTTCTAAGTTCAAACATAATAATTCCTTAATAATAAAATTTGTTGTTTTGCATTATAGCCATAAAAAATTAATAAATAAAAATCTTTTAAATTTAGCCATAAAATATAGGCTAAATTTAAGCAAATCTAAACTTACATTTTTTTGGCTGGCTTTTAAACTTATAGAAAAGAAAAATTTAAAGCAAAATAACCCATACATTTGGTTAAATAGATTCAAGAAAATTATTAAAAGTAAAAATAAAATAAATTTTATGTGTAAAAAAGTAACAAGTATACTTTAAAAGTTTAGTTATAGAAAAACTATAAAAATTTTTTGAAAATATAAATTAGCTTTTTGAAGTATATTTGTTACTAAAATACACATATAAAAATAAATAGCTGTGAATTTACGAAACAAAATTTCTAAATTTTTATTTTTGAAATTTATAATGCACCTATCAAAACTATTACAAAGGATGAAAGATGAAATTCTTACAAGCTTTACTTTTTACATGTGCCATCAGTGGCTTAGCATTTGGTGCGGATAAGGTCTATACGATCAAATTTGCTCACGTTGTCGCAGCTTCTACGCCAAAGGGCAAGGCGGCAGACTTTTTTGCAAAGCGTGCTGAGGAGCTAAGTGGCGGCAAGATAAAAGTTCAAGTCTTCCCATCAGCGCAGCTTCTTGATGACGATAGAGTTTTTGGTGCGCTAAAGCTTGGTAACGTTCAAATGGCAGCTCCAAGTTTTTCTAAATTTACACCTATCGTGCCGCAGTTTCAGCTATTTGACCTGCCTTTCATCTTTAAAGATGCAGACCACCTTCACAAGGTTCAAGATGGCGCAGTTGGCGAGGAGCTAAAAGGTCTTGTGACTAAAAAAGGCTTTGTAGCGCTTGATTACTGGGATGCTGGATTTAAGCACTTTAGCTCAAGCAAAAAACCGATCCTTGTGCCAGAAGATGCAAAAGGACAAAAATTTAGAATCCAAAGCTCAAAAGTGCTTGAAGAGCAGATCAAAGCGATCGGTGGCAATCCACAAGTTCTGCCATTTTCAGAGGTTTATTCTGCGCTTCAGCAAGGCGTAGTTGATGCGACTGAAAACCCACTATCAAATTTCTATAACTCTAAATTTCACGAGGTTCAAAGCTCGCTTACGCTTTCACACCACGGATATCTAGGCTATCTAGTCGTTATGAGTGATAAATTTTGGAACAAACTACCAGATGATCTAAAAGCAAATGTAAAACAAGCTCTAAGCGAGGCTACAGCTTACGAGAGAGAAGAGACAGCTAAAGAGGACGCTCACGTCATAGCCGAGCTTGAAAAATATATAGCAGAGACTAAAAAGCTAGAAATTTTCAAGATCGACGACGCGCAAAAAGCTGAGTGGGAGAAGACTATGCAGGCTATCTATCCTAAATTTTACGATGTCATCGGCAAAGAGCTTATAGAAAAAACAATCGAGACAAAATAATGAAAAATTTCATTAACGCTCTTGATATATTGATAGTATCGCTAAATAAGACTATCGCCGTTTTAGGGCTAGCTAGTGGAACGCTACTAGCCTTTGCCAACGTCGTGGCCAGATACTTTTTCGACAAAAGCTGGTCATGGGCGAGCGAGCTATCAAACTACCTCTTCATTTGGTCGGCGTTTTTTGCCGCAGCGTATGGCTTTAACAAGGGCATCCACGTGAGCGTAACTATCTTGGTGGAGAAATTTCCACCAGCGCTTGCGAAAGCGTGCCTGCTCTTTTCGCACATCTTAACAACTGTCTTTTTGATATTTATCGCGGTTTATTCGGTGGATTATCTTAAAATTTTACACGAGATCGAGCAGATGATAATAGACCTTGGCATACCTCAATGGGTCCCTATGCTAGTGCTTCCAATAGCCTTTGTCACAGCTAGCTACCGCTCTGCTGAAAAAGCTATCAAAGTAGCTCTAACTCCTGCAGCAAAGGTCGTAAGCAACGAAGCGCACGAGCTAGCTCATGGTAGCGTAGTCAAAGACTAAGGAGAAAAAGATGACAATAGCATTTTTATTTATCCTGCTTTTTGCACTGATGCTAATAGGTGTGCCAGTCGCGGTTTCGCTAGGCACAAGCACCGTTTTAACAATGATATTTTTTACAGATATCGACATCGCTACGATCCCACAGCTAATTTTTGATGGCATCAATAAATTTTCGCTAATGGCGATACCGATGTTTATCTTGGCTGGAAATTTACTAAGTAAAGGTGGCTCAGCAAGACGTATCATCGACTTTGCAAAGTCTATGGTCGGACACTTGCCAGGTGGCTTGCCTATGAGTGCGATATTTGCCTGCATTATATTTGCAGCGGTATCTGGAAGCTCACCTGCGACGGTTGTAGCTATTGGCTCAATTATGTTTGCAGCTATAAAAGAGGCTGGCTATCCAAAAGAGTACGCAGTGGGCGGCATAACTACGGCTGGCTCGCTTGGAATTTTGATCCCACCTTCAGTTGTTATGATAGTTTATGGCGTAACTGCTGAGGTTAGTATCGGCAAGCTCTTTATGGCGGGCGTCGTGCCTGGTCTTATGCTTGGAGCTTTTATGCTCGTGCAAACCTATGTCGGAGCAAAAAAGCTTGGCTTTAAAGCGACTAAGGCTGAGCCATTTAAAGTAAGAGTGCAAAAATTTGCAAAAGCATTTTGGGCTCTTTTAATAGTCGTCGTGGTCATTGGCGGAATTTATGGAGGTATATTCACTCCGACTGAAGCTGCTGCGGCAAGTGCTGTTTATGCGCTATTTATCTCACTTTTCATATATAGAGATATAAAGATAAAAGACCTTTGGGATATCTGCCTAGACTCAGCCCTTACAACAGCTATGATTTTTTTTATCATCGCAAACGCCGTTGTTTTTGCATATTTGCTAACTAGCGAGCAGATCCCACAAGCGATCGCTTCGATGATACTTGATGCAAATATCGGCATGATAGGGTTCTTGATATTTGTAAATATCTTGCTCTTTATCATGGGTCAGTTTATGGAGCCTTCAAGCGTTATCATGATTATGGTGCCGCTCTTGCTTCCGATAGCTACGCAACTAGGCGTCGATCCTATTCACTTTGGTATCATCTTGGTTGTAAATATGGAGATAGGTATGGTGACCCCGCCTGTTGGACTAAATTTATTTGTCGCAAGCGGTCTTACAAATATGAACTTAAAAGAGGTCATCATGGCATGCTTGCCATGGACGCTAACCTTGTTCTTTGGCCTTATCTTGGTTACATATATACCGCAAATCTCACTTTGGTTGCCAAACATAATGTATGGAAATTAAATTTTAGAGGCTCTTGCCTCTAAAATTTATACTTTTGGGTCGTAATCCGCACTCATAACGATATTTTTACCACTTCGCTTACCAGCATAAAGTAGATTATCAGCTTGTTTTATCATCTTTTCTAAGCTAAATTCTCCCGTACCATCATGAGCAACTACTCCAAAAGTCATAGTTGCGTTGATCTTTATGTTTTCAAACTCAACTATATTTTTACTCAAAGTCTCTCTCACACGCTCTACGATACTTACAGCTGCATCTTTTTTTACGCCCAAGACGACTGCTAAAAATTCTTCTCCGCCAAATCTAGCTACCCTATCTTTATCTCTAAATGTGTTTTTAAATATGCCTGATAAGCTTCTTAAAACAGCATCTCCTGCACCGTGTCCATAGGTATCGTTTATCTTTTTAAAGTTATCAATATCACACATAACGATAGCAAAGTCCCTATTTTTATAAAGATCGTTTTGACTTAAAATTTTCTGCATCGAAGTACGATTTAAAAGCCCTGTTAATGGATCGTGATTTAATATATTTTCAGCCATCTCTTTTTCCTCTAAGATACTTAAAAATATAAATAAATTTGAGCTCTCCAAAAGATACGAAACAACAACCGAAAATATACAAACCATACTTAAGTTAAAAACAAAAAGTAGATCTTTAAAGCTGTCAAAATCTTTTATAGGCTGGCCATCTAAATATATATAGCAGGCTATAGATAAAATTATTTGCACCGCAACTATTATGTAGTTAAAAAATTTATAGGTAAATGACGTAAAAAATAGTATTAGTGACGACGCTAAAAACAATAATCCAAAACCGTATCCCCATCCAAGTATTAGCATACAAACTAATGCATGAAATAAAATTTCAAGCTGGACTATTACCATTGTTATCTTATTATTTTCAGGGCTATCGTAGATAAGCCTTAAAAGAAAAAGATAGGTTGCTACTGAAAATACATTCATAACTGCTAGAATTTCTTCTTTCATAAATAAAAAAATAAAAAAATAACAGACGTGAGTTAATAATATTGAAAATATGATAAGTTTTTGGGTCGTATAGAGTGAAATTCTACGCATCCGAGCTCTTTTTTAAAATTTCTAATTCGATACGGTCTTTGCCATTTTGCTTGCCTTCGTAAAGTAGCTTATCTACTAAAGTTATGGCTTGCTCAAAATCCACCTCAACACCATTTGCACATATTAGCATGCCAAAGGTCATAGTAACTGGAGTTTTATCTGGAAGTTTTGCGTTATTTATCTGTTTTTTAAGCCTTTTACTCACTTCGTGGATAAATTCTATCTTTGTATCAGGCAAGATTATCAAAAATTCTTCTCCACCCCAGCGGCAAACATAGTCTTTGCCTCTAAATGATTTCTTTAAAGCACTGGCTACATCTTTTAAGACCTCATCGCCACAGTCATGCCCATATGTATCGTTTATTTTTTTAAAATTATCAATATCGCCTAGCATTATGACTAAATTTGTATTACCACTTCTTTCCTTGTTGGCAATTAGTTCAAATCTTAAAGTTTTTTCTATTGTTCTTCTATTTAAAAGCTGCGTTAAAAAATCATGCTTTGAGTCCTTTTCAAGCTCTTCCGTCTCTTTTCTTATTTGCTGATATCCACTAGAAGTGATAATATCTGCAAACATTGAAAGTCTTAAAACAATAAAAAAAGCAAAAACAATACTGCATATAACTATCGCCCCTCGTATAGCTGATGGGATCAGCGGCGCCTCATCTTTATGAATAAAATAAAGAAGTATAAGCAAGATTAATTCTAAAAATGCCATTATATAAGTAAGGCTCTTTGAATCAAACGCTAGGAAGTAGTTTATAAAAATTACACCAACAAGTATTATCCAAATTCCAGTATTCCAACCCATAGTAGTAACAATAATAGTAACAAGTAATATGATATTTAGGTGAAATGCAAGAGATATTAATACTCTATATTTTATGTCAAATTTTATTCTAAGCAATATCCCAGCTGCTATAAATAATAAGCATATAAAAAGTAGCGGTGTAGCTATGATCATAAAAAGCAACAAAGATAGTGCATTCGTAGCTATCATAACGTCTAATATCGTTTTATAGATATCATCGATCGCTTTATAACTACTTTGATCTACAAAATCGTGTGTCAAACAAAACTCCCTGTAAATTTATTCCATTAAATTTCATTAAGTCATTCTAATAAGAGTCGTAACTATCTTCGTCCTCGTCACTATCTTCGTAGTTGTAGTCATTTTCATCGTAATTATAGTCATAACTATCGCTACTATCGTCCTCATCGTCATTAAATTCAGAGTAGTCTTCTTCTACTTCTTCATAGTCAAAATCATCACTCATTGTTTTCTCCTTAAATTTTATCTTTGACGCTTTCAATATACAAGCTTTGGCTTGGGAATGCGAAATTTAGACCATTTTGCTTTAAAATATCCATAATCTTTAGCATTACATCTTGTTTGACATCTAAAAATTCTCCCCAAACGATAGTCTTTGCAAAACAATAAACTAAGATATTTATTGAGCTATCTGCAAAGTCATCAACTACGACAAATAAATTTGATTTATATCCAGCATAATCATCAACTGAAACTATACTTTGTCTATATTTTAGCCCTTTTTTCTTTGCTGTTATATCCTCACTTTTGGCAATATCTGGATGATTTATCAACATAGTTTTTATATCATCTACACATTTTTTAATCTCATCAGTTGTTGCTCCATACTCAATGCCAATTAGCATTCTGATACGTCTACCGACTTTTCTTCTACTCCAGTTTCTAACAGGATCACTTGCTAGTTTTGAGTTTGGCACAAAGATTAAAGCATTATCAAAACTTCTAATAGTCGTCTTTCTAAAGCCAACCTCAACAACAGTGCCCTCTATATCACCACAAACTATCCAGTCTCCTTGCGAAAATGAGTTATCAAAGAGCATCATGACAGAAGCAAAGAAGTTTGCGATGATATCTTTTGCGGCAAATGCAACAGCAAGACCACCGATACCAAGTGAAGCTATGAGCGCTGATATATCAAAGCCAAGCTTTTGAAGAATTAGTAAAAGTGCGATTATTAATACAATTACATAGACTACTTTTAAAACTAAATTTACGACCTCTTTTCGTCTGCTTTTTTGAGCAATTTTATCGATTATTACTATGCCATAACCATTTAGGATGGTTAAAACAAGCCATGAAAACGCGACTATATATACGATCGAGAAGATATTTGCTAGAGTTAATGGTACTGGCACTGGATAAAAGCCAACACCGATACAAATATTTAGTGCATAAATGATAAGAAGTGCAGATATAGGCTTTTTAATGATATCTACTATCTGATCCTTTGCCTCCTTTACGCCTTCGCCCGATGCAATGAGTGACATAAGCCAGTATGTGAGTTTGGCAAGAATTCTTGTAAGTGAGACAAAAAATAAAAATACTACGATTATAACTACGATCTTACCAACGTTAAATTTTGCCGAATTTATAGAAGTTAGCTTATTTATATATTCGACCGTATCGACTAAATTTAGCCCTGATAAGATCATGCTTGAACTTAGAAGATCGGCATTATTTTTAAGATAGATTAAAATTTCCTCATCAGTCTCTTTTTTTAAATCAAGCTCAGCAAATGCGTTATCGTAAGAGCTTGAAGTCTCATTTAGCGAATCTTTTAGCTCTTTTATACTGACGTAAGAATTTGTTTGTAAATTTAAAAGTCCGTTATCTATCACATCTTTTATAGAGTTTGCTTTAGCACCCTTTTTAAATATCTCTTCAAGATTAATTAAAGCTGAGAAATAAGCATAATCTATCTTCATTTTCTCAAGCTCAATAGCACTTTGAACATAAGCATCTTTATTTAATTGCTTCTCTAATCTAGCTACTTTTTTTTCTAAATTATTTTTTTGCAAAATAAATTTATCAATATCGTTTTGAGTTACCTCAATCTGCATAACATATAGTGGAATCTTTTCCAAAAGGTCATTTTTTTTCTTTTGAAGTCCAGCTAAATTTGAGTTATCAGCTTTTGTTGAGTTTGTATCTTTTTGCTGTGCTTTTATAATCTGGATTTGATTGTTTAAAGTTAAGATCTGATTTGTTAGGCTTATGATGCTTTCTTCTTGCGTTTTATTATCTTCGGCACCAAAAAGAGTTAAAAATGAGAGCAAGACGATGGTTAAAATTTTACGCATTTTCACCCCTTTTATCTGCTAAAAGTTTAAACGTGCCCTCTTTTAAATCGTAGCTGAAAATTTCGCCGGTTTCTATAATGTAGTGCCAGCCATAAATTTGAAGATTTCCTCTTTCATACTCCTCTTTTACATTTGGATAAGTCATTATATTTTCGATCGAATTTATCACATTTAATCTCTCAGTTAGCCACGCCATCTTTGCTGGATCGTCGCTTGTAAATTTAAGCACTTCTCTCTTAATTGGCTCTATTAGCTTTATCCAATTTCTAACATTTGGCGTAGTTTTGAGCTTTTTTTCATCCATATAAAGCGCTGCACATCCACCACAATCAGAGTGTCCGCAAATAATGATATTTTTGATATTTAAAAGCTCTAATGCATATTCGATAGCAGAAGTCGTTGCCAAAAATTCCTCGCTCACTCTATAAGGTGGCACGATGTTCGCGATATTTCGTACCATAAAAAGCTCACCTGGAAGGCAGTTTGTTATCAAATTCGGTACTACTCTTGAATCAACACAGGATATAAAAAGGGTATGTGGGTCTTGTCTATTTTGTAGACTTTTAAAGAGCTCTTCATGCTCTAAAAAGCCATCTTCCATAAATTTTACCGCACCTTCAAGTAGCGAGTCATCCATAAAAATTTATCTCCGTTTTTTATATTTTTACGCGATTATAGCAACTTTTATTTAATCTAAAAAATACTTTAATATATAAATTTTTAACTAATATAATTTGTTAAA from Campylobacter concisus includes:
- a CDS encoding mechanosensitive ion channel domain-containing protein gives rise to the protein MRKILTIVLLSFLTLFGAEDNKTQEESIISLTNQILTLNNQIQIIKAQQKDTNSTKADNSNLAGLQKKKNDLLEKIPLYVMQIEVTQNDIDKFILQKNNLEKKVARLEKQLNKDAYVQSAIELEKMKIDYAYFSALINLEEIFKKGAKANSIKDVIDNGLLNLQTNSYVSIKELKDSLNETSSSYDNAFAELDLKKETDEEILIYLKNNADLLSSSMILSGLNLVDTVEYINKLTSINSAKFNVGKIVVIIVVFLFFVSLTRILAKLTYWLMSLIASGEGVKEAKDQIVDIIKKPISALLIIYALNICIGVGFYPVPVPLTLANIFSIVYIVAFSWLVLTILNGYGIVIIDKIAQKSRRKEVVNLVLKVVYVIVLIIALLLILQKLGFDISALIASLGIGGLAVAFAAKDIIANFFASVMMLFDNSFSQGDWIVCGDIEGTVVEVGFRKTTIRSFDNALIFVPNSKLASDPVRNWSRRKVGRRIRMLIGIEYGATTDEIKKCVDDIKTMLINHPDIAKSEDITAKKKGLKYRQSIVSVDDYAGYKSNLFVVVDDFADSSINILVYCFAKTIVWGEFLDVKQDVMLKIMDILKQNGLNFAFPSQSLYIESVKDKI
- a CDS encoding carbonic anhydrase, yielding MDDSLLEGAVKFMEDGFLEHEELFKSLQNRQDPHTLFISCVDSRVVPNLITNCLPGELFMVRNIANIVPPYRVSEEFLATTSAIEYALELLNIKNIIICGHSDCGGCAALYMDEKKLKTTPNVRNWIKLIEPIKREVLKFTSDDPAKMAWLTERLNVINSIENIMTYPNVKEEYERGNLQIYGWHYIIETGEIFSYDLKEGTFKLLADKRGENA